Sequence from the Zeugodacus cucurbitae isolate PBARC_wt_2022May chromosome 2, idZeuCucr1.2, whole genome shotgun sequence genome:
GGGCAGGCATGGTAGGAGCTCGatcgatttttgatcgaaaTAGTCTTTCGCAACTTGCAACCCGACATGTATGTTTGTCCTGCTCGTATATGTATAAAGTTATCTTTTTAGTCCATTTTATGCGCTGCGTGCTCTAACTCAACATCAGAACGTAGGACTCTTCCGTCATTTGGCTTCGAACATTACCAGATTTGATAGACTACTGTAGCTAAAGCAACACCAAACTAAATCATTTCcactttcgaaatttttgatGATTTGGTTGTTATTACTTTGGAGCCTCTTATGACTCTTTCGCCAAACTTTTTCTCTGCTTTTCGTATGTTTATATTCAAATTTGCTCTCATTACTCCAAATAACTATTTTCCAAAACCTTGGCGgcatttgatacttttttgaaaattccaatCGCGTcctcaatttatttttgctgatGAAATGCTTTCTGGTTTTGTAGTGGCTAACCTTCTTCTCGGATTCTTCGCTGAATTGTTCGCTCAGAAACAATGGTTTGAAAGTTTTGCTGAATAAAACGCGCTGAAACAGTCGAGTATTTCTTCATTTCTATGACTATTTTTAGTATCTTCCcgataatttttcataattttttcgaaatttcgtgTCCGAACACAAGTTAATAAGTCCATATTGGCCATATCAATTAGTTTTTCAGTGTATTGTATGTCTACAccttcaaaatttttatgatcGCATGACTCAAAAATTTGcattgaaaaaattgcaaataaattcaaaaagtttatacagttttaaatACTCgtgattttcataaaatttaataaattttgaaatttccaagTTGGTCAAacgattattaatattttttggttggtgactAATTCTAATTGTGTCAATCTCGCCTCCTAAGTTGCGGTTTTTATGAACATACGTCAAACGTCATTGCTATTAGTCAAACCTTATATAAGTATTttcataaacatacaaacatactatcatatatgtacatatgtatatatatgtacatatatacatttagtcaTATGACAAAAAGTCCATGTAGAAAACCGCATCACGACTTGCACCTAACTTTAATTGAATACTGGTAATGCAACGCAATTAATTTGATTACTAATTGTAGgtaatatgtgtaaatataaatataaacttaatTGTATGCAATTAatgctaaaattaaatattagttgCAGGCGCTTGTTTAGACCGAGCTATAATTGCCGGCATTACGTggataaagaaaattattaacaatttaataaaagtgtTTATTCTTTCTTCTCAAAATCACTGTAtagcaaaatatgtaaatacttactGAAATACACACTTAAAAGTGAGATAAGGAGCATAAGATTAATTAGCGCGAACAAGTTAAttcatgtgaaaatatttaattcgagTTATTATCTCATCATTAgctcgatatttatttatacctaGATATTAAAGCTATTTATTGTTATTCCCTTAAACtgtaatcttataaaaatatttaaaaatacggttgaacttccctaactcgaatcaccataatccacaaaaaaatttcgagttagagagactttgagttatggaaggaaatgtatatgaaacttaccttctattgccaatttaagagttagagttatggagaacttcgagttataaaagctcgagttatggaaggaaatttgtatgaaatatgatttctaaatgatattgccaattcaagagttcgagttatggagacaTTCATGTTGTAGAAGCTCGAGCTTTGGAAGTGCAACTGTATATTTGAGTTACACAGAGTTTACAAAGAAAAAAGTAGGTCAATAAGTTCATCAATCAAAGAATTAATGCATAAAATGGACGAAACGTATTATATCTATCTatcgcaataaaaataaaacttaaaaacccAACCTTCAACACAGTCCTGTACTAAGAAACCTCCAAGATCGcccattttgaataaaaaatttatgtttttcttaaaaactaatatatatatatatatagttcaaagCCTATATGTTACATTACATATTGTTCTTCCATTCCTATAGTTAGTTGTAGATAGATGTTGCGGGCCACTTTCGGCAACATTTTTCACGGCAACATTCGAAAGCATCCTACCatgaaataaaaagtgaaggttatattatatatcattggtgttttttttgttgcattacaTATGGTACATGGAAAAGGCTTGTTGACAATTAATGCTCTAATAAAGCACGAGAGCCTCACAAAGATGGTGAGAGAGAGTTGGGAAAATGTATGTTAAGAATTTTGTAAAAGTGAAGCATCATCCGGTGCATGGAGACCAACAGTTTACAGTTTAGTTTAGTTGTGGTTTTCGTTTACACGTTTCATCACAGTGCGAATGACTATGCCGCACCAACTGTGGCTTGTCTATCTGAGTTTAGTGGGTGTGTTGGGAAACTATTTAAGTGATTTTGTAACATTGCGACGCCAAAGCAATTGGTCTACGGCGGAGTTCCCGGCTACAAGTAATCGCAAAATGTTAAGTAGTGAGGCAAAACAACGGAGCCGCTTTACCGATGTAGCTGAGCATTATCAGCTACGTTTTAAGCCTCTGAGACAAATGCCACGTCTGCTATGGAAGAAATTGCCACAGGTGACGACGTCGATGAAACCCAACGCCACGGATGGGGAAAATGTCGAAATGACTAGCGTGAAAGCCTCGAATGCGAAGTTTTTAAACAATCCTTTCTCATATAACCACGTGCAGCAGGAACGACCGTATGCCACAAGCACAGTGAAGCCACCAATTAGACCGGTTCCAGCACCAATCGCGAGTTCCAGTGCGATCTCTTTGGCTACAGAGCAGACTGCACAAGCTTCCGATGCCTTGAACACAATCATGAGACCACCACAAATTGGTGTTACAAGGCCACAGTTGCTCTTTCATGGCGCACCATTTAAGCTtaatttgttgcaacaacaacgtcCGATCAAAAAGACGAAGAGCAAAGGCTTCCTCAGCCTCttcgaagttataaaattcgaaaataccAAATGTTCGGTGGCAATGGAGGAGATCGATATACGCGTGCGCGCTTTGGAGGGTGTTTGCTATCACGAGTTCGAGTGTAAAAGCTTAGGCGGCGTACCGACCGAACCGTGCGCGGAAGGTGTGggcgtgtgttgtgtgtgtgagtatgcgCTTCTGAAATTCAATAAGCCTGtcttaaatattgtaatttatattttttacaaaaataagttttgaacGGTTGCGGCGATACGACCAAACAATCGGTAGTTTACTTTGAGAGCCCCAACTTTCCGAATCCAGTGCATGAAATGTTAATTTGCGTGTTGATCATTAATTTGCGTGACAATGTGCAGCAATTGCGTTTGGATTTCATTATGTTTGAGGTTAATTTTATAAAGTTCGTGCTTTTTGAAATGGATTATTTGTGAAATATACTCTTCCATCGGCAGATTAATCGTCCTACCGATGGCGACTGTGTGGAGGATCAATTCATTGTCTCTGGCCAAAACATAAACTTTGTTGTACCCATTCTATGCGGCATCAATACGGGTCAACATAGTGAGTACTGATTTTGACATATACTATTAAATTAATTGGGAATAAATTTAGTTGTATTTAATGCTAGGCGCATAGTAAAGTGGGGAGCGATAAAAGGAAAAGGCTTTCAAGCTTTGATATTGGTATCTTTCCGTTGCTTCGCTCGTCTCTTCACTATATGTATGCCTGTCTTTATATAGTTGGATGTAATAAagtacaacaaataataaaaacttaaaattttagtttatgtCGATGTCGCCAATTCTTTTGAGCGGAAAATGTATCTATCTTTTATCACCAAAATGACCAATGGAGATCGTGCtttcaacataaaaataatgcaGGTATTAAAAGAAGGAATTGTGTGCGTTGAACCATGAAGTGAGGTGCCTGAAGTGAaactttcctaaaaatatttaaaaacatgcAATCTTTCTTAAACCCATGCGGTCGACTACTCATTCGGTTTATTTATCTTATAATTACTTTTTCTAtcacttaattatatttttaataagtattatataaaattataaaaattacaaaaaatcaaatCCGTTCAGCCCAACTGacacattttttattgcagTTGATCCATTTTACCTCATCGCATCGAACAAGTTTCACTTCGAATTTTTGGAtgattacaaatttaaattcaatttattaaaacatttactCCACTTCCAGCTGGAGAGCGACTTGGCCCCTGAGGGATGTTTGCAATTCTACACAGAAAATGAAGGCGAGGTGAAGTCATTCAACTATGACGCTGACGGCGCCTTTGTCAACAAAGCCGGCGCAACATATTTCGTAAAGATTTCTTTAACTCCCTTAATATTTAAtcagaaacaaaattttattttcagaataaTCTAAATTATGTTATTTGTCTGCAACGTTCCAAGGATATGTGTTCGGTTAGTTATAATACCCAGTTAAATGGTGGCGAACAGCTGGATTTTCAAATCACCAATAAAGATGAAGGTGAGTGAATGATTTGTAAAAAAGTAGTTACTCTAACATATTGAAAGATTACGATTTTGCGAAATAACCTTTTGAATCGAAAGTCTCTCTCCAAAATGGCGAATTTAAACTAATTTCTGATTGACATTAACTCGACATCTTAGGcatgaaaaatataaaccaagaagtcgacaatttttatatttttatttccattatcTTATGATTTATCACCTTCCAGATGAGGTTGACTTGGTGCCGGATGGTCAGGCGGGTGCTGGCATTTTTAATTGTCCCGACGATTATATCGCCATCAATCAAGTGCGCCTTTGCGGCGAGCGTTTCAACGATGGCACCGTTTCGGATGACTTCACCCAAAATGCACCGGTTAAGGACGTCGCAGCGGGACCAATTATATTGCCAGTGCGCAGCGATGTCGAGTATGTGGGTCGCGGCTTTCACCTTATCTACAAACAGGAGTTATGCATTTGAGGCACAACCGAGTCactagattttatatttttgtctaaATTTATGCTACCTACCCTTTGATGTTTTTGTGATCATTTTCTTTTATCTATTGTGGAATTTCGCTGGATTTGCATGtggtaaaataaaaagtgtaaacacatgacaaattttgtgttatgtatatttggtaaatatgtatgtatgaaaaaattgagttttgccTTTGGTGGGCTGAAAGACTTACTTGTTCCAGTTACGCTTGCTAATTTGAATTGCAAACTATGGTCATGGGAAAATGTGGCGCTTCTCCAGCTATGAGTGTCTACTGCAAAAATTCTACATTGTTGTATGTGTTATTTATTTGACAGGCGCCGCATGTGACTATCAACAGTGGATCAGAAAAGATTTCGGGCAGAATAAAGCTTTGGAAGTAGAAAATTATTGATGTTCTTTCGATGGGGGTGTGACAGTTTCGTTCCACTCCAGAGCGTTTAATGTCAAAAAAATTCTCAGGCAGATAGACTAGATTTCgtttacattaaaatttacGTTAAAATTTACAGTACGTTGAACATATGATAGAGCGCCCTAATCGCATCTCTATCATTCTTGCTCTGAACCTTTTCAACCAATAAACtttttctattgaaaattttcaccTAATAAGAAACAACTGAATCATCAGATTAAAAATTTCTTGTGATAATTGACTTTAAAGGTCTAATTTCGAGTTACGTTCAGAATTGGGATTTTCCTCTAAGTGGATTCGGTCAGATTTTGCTTCCAGTATATTAAAGCGCCCCACTGAGCTGATAAACCTTAAAATAAATCAGTGTTTACGCTTCTTCAAATATTCGtttatttcaacttaaaatGTATCGTTTATGATCTCTCATATTACTCTGTTCTGGGATAGaagaaattttggaaataataCTAGAaagtttgtattaatttttttagaatattatttGCAGTCACTgtgcatattgttgttgcttcactCACTTATTTGATACTCATATGCATTTCATTaaagtgtacatatatttatatacataggtacGTATCGCCCATTGTCCCTTTGTGGCGCTGGGGCATGCGCCTGCCATGATTTATGTTGGACACCATTGGTGGTTTTGTCAATAGTGACTTTCCCACCACTTTGCCATTGTATGCTGATTTGATTCGTTCGGCAGTCAGTTAGTTGGTCGATCGTCAACGTTGCCAACACACGGTTAAGTGCAAAACGACGACGTTCAAACAACGTCGCGCTGTTGACTGATCCACTGATCGTGTCAGACTCGTATAAGCAGTAGTTTCTCTTCCGCTTTGCTGGAGTTGACTGGTGCAGtgcactcgtatgtatgtatgtatgtagagagTATGCGCTTTGTCGACATCAAAAACATTTCTAGCAATATCGGTGTTTGCCTTTGGCGTCACCGCCGCCATCGTCGACGTGTGTCAAAGCGTTTCGAATTTGATTTCGGCACATTTTGGCATATGTCAAGGAGCCACCTACGGTACAGCGCTAGCACTCACAGTTCGCCGTCACTTTTGGTTGGATTTTAGGAAAGTTCGAAGTTCGTGCTTTTATTGCCCAGCTTTTTCGTCGGTTTTCGTTTTGTGGGGCGTTGCTTTTATGATTGTTGTTTATTCGTTGTTGGTTGCTTGTGTTGACAGGTTTTTCACATTTTAGTTCTGCATCCAAAGTTGAAATTTATGAATAATTCGGCTTAACTGTGACAACATCAAGATGCAGATATCCATTGCGAGATAAATGTGTAATTCCTTTTGGGCTTCACCTACAATTTTCCTCCACTTTGCTTAGTCCCTTGTACTTATTCGTCAGCATCTGTATGTTGCATGTTGCGgttttttcttctctttctACTAATTTCGTTTTGCTGTCGTCATTTATGATAAACTTAGAAATTAACCCACGCCTTCTTTTCCTTTATGTAACGGCACCTGGAACATACATTTGCATATCCGCATTAATCGCTTTGATTTTCGCTATTTCACTATTTCATTGGCGCACACTCATTTACTCCCGCAATAGTCTGTTCTTCGTGGACCACCTTCGCAGCGCTTGCGCTTCAATCAATTACTCACACTGCATCAATAATTGTCACGAGTGTACTTTTGTGGCACAgttattaaattgtgtgaaaagcTGTTGCCTCACAATTGTTGcctttattgttgtagttgacgCTTGGGAAACTGTGCCTTGATGGGATATGAAAAGTATTTTGGCTTGGATGCGTCAGTGGTGTGTTAGTTACGGGGTCCAATGAATGAATCATTGGTAGTACGTAGATAGCTATGcatttattctttaatttctCTTGAGGACTACGCAAAGACCTTCAAAAGTTTGTCAGATTTTTTGCTGTAGAAATGTAAACGAACTTAACCTCACCTGGACCCatcaaattgtaaacaaacgtGACACGGGAAATTTAATACAAACTTGACTCCATATGTACCCGCAAACTGCAAACAAACAGTAAAAAACCTGATATCACGTGACTCCTCCGTGTAAAGGTCATCTACTCCGACCGAAGATCATTGACCACGGCTAAAGGTTTGTTGAGCAGCCACATGATGTCAGGTTGAATTACAATTTGAGGAGTCACGTGATGTCGGGTTGTTTAATACctctaatttgtaattttaagatttcttttactattttaatGCCATTTCGGGGAATTTTCCCTTATTTTCtgctaaaaatgtatatgttgtCCCAAGTGATCACGTCAGGCCAAGTTCGGGGCGGGGAAATCAGTCAATAATTTTACGTTATCCTGAATATGGGCAACACAGAGCTAAATGAGATCTTAATTATGTAACTTGCTTTATGATTTGTTGCTGCATACGACATTTCGTTGATCGATGTTGGAAATTCCGTAGCGCTCATTTGCGATCAATAGTGAGCGATAATTGCAAAGATTGCCATGTGGATTGAAAAGCGAAACGAAATCAAACTAAACAACTGAATTTGCAGCAGATTAATAACTAATGGACGGATCGGCGCTACGCGAGGAAGttacatacttaaatatgtgtgtacatatgcttttaattttttaagacttGACTTGCTGACAAGTGCTCGATGTTGCTTACAACGTTTGTTAAGGCATGGAGCAATGTCGCTGTTGCACTGagaaaaatacaattaattacaacacaaaataaaaaaaaacaagaaagaacaagtaaggaagagcattttatactctcgcaatttatttatttaactttatttatattacataaacacaatttgacccacatattcgtcatatatattgtataaagtccattgaaagttggaaaccataatataagaAGCAaatgggaccttaaaaacctatggtccgatttcggcgatttttagaatggagctgccacactattaacatagtatttgtgcaaagttctgcaccgatatcttcactagtacttactttatatattgtaaagtaaacgattcagattgtcttcaaagttctggtatataggaagtaggcgtggttgtgaagcgatttggcctattttcaccacatatcattggaatgtaaggaaactaatacaaaccaagtttcattgaaatcggtcagatagtttctgagatatggtttttgacccataagtgggcgccgccatgcccattttccattttgtaaaaaaaatctgaatgcagctttcatctgccatttcttatgtgaaatttagtgtttctgacttttttcgttaatgagttaacccacttttagtaattttcaacctaacttttgtattggaggtgggcgtagttatgatccgatttcttttatttttggactgtattaagaagtcgctaaaacaaacgactgcagaaagtttggtttatatatctctattggtttgcgagatatgtacaaaaaacttagtaggggcggggccacgcccacttccccaaaaaaattacatccaaatatgccccttcatagtacgatccttcataccaaattttatttccatagctttatttatggcttaattatggcactttatgtgttttcggttttcgccattttgtgggcgtggcagtggtccgattttgctcgaaagcaaccttcctatggtgcctagaaataagtgtgccaagtttcatcaagatatcttaatttttactcaagttacagcttgcacagacggacggacagacattcggatttgaactccactcttcaccctgatcactttggtatatataaccctatatctaactcgtttagttttgggtgctacaaacaaccgttatgtgaacaaaactataatactctctttagcaacatttgttgcgagagtataaaaagaaaaatttagagAGCGGCGAATAgaacgaataaatatttataaatgacaAGCATATTatgttgtaattaattaaattgtctcATGTATCATaatcatatactcgtatatctcatttctttttgtttataaaactccaaatatttattttagtgaACAATTTCCAATATCCGCATAGTGAGATgtattaatacatatgtatatataaataaaaattataaataatattaattgttCTCTATAGTAAAGCAAATAATTGTTcaataacactgtgatagtttttttccaaaaaaaaaaagacgagaccaaattcgacggtttcctcctatttcgggtcctacgaatcgaactgcatcattacttttttgagttacaatcatggtttcatacaaaatttttttttgaagtttttcatcaaagtggcccattgtaagagaaaggcacttttttcttcggtctctaacttttttaatgttgacttttttggtaaactttctttggcaaagcttctcagaataagtctgtctttaagttcttagaggactgtaaaccccaaaatcaatgttttttgtgtccttatagccaatatgtcgaaaaaactgaaatttaatccatttttttaatgtttttgccctcaggtttcgtcaatattttaatttaccctttgatacttatacattaagtgacatcttgtaatagtaagaaacttaagcaaagacaacgtcctgagaaaactaaccattagaaaaaaaaaaacttaacaaaatttgtattttttaaaaaagctacactaactatgtttgtatgctattttactctttttgtatcttataactgttatcaataagtatcataaatttgtacacaatatttaaattaaatttaataagacatctatcaatgtccaacacaaatcagcaagcaacgagTCAAGTTTTTTTCCGCTGTACCAATGCTCAAGGGGGCGGCGACTTGATGAAATCTTTCTCCATGCTCATCGGATTCAGTCGGAACTTGCTGCTCAAAATGGTCCTTGTGAtggtgaaagaaataaatttttaaggacatattcacacctatttcttcaaaagcgtctaccatgtcatatacatattttttccaatcttcAGACCGGTGCATTCCTATGCAATGGTTTATAATGTGATGgggtgtcacttaatgtataagtatcaaagggtaaattaaaatattgacgaaacgtgagtgcaaaaacattaaaaaaatggattaaatttcagtattttttacatattggctttaaggacacaaaaaacattgattttggggtttacagtcatctaagaacttaaagacggacttattctgagaagctttgccaaagaaagtttaccaaaaaagtcaacattaaaaaagttagagaccgaagaaaaaagtgcctttctcttacaatgggccactttgatgaaaaacttcaaaaaaaatttttgtatgaaaccatgattgtaactcaaaaaagtaatgatgcagttcgattcataggacccgaaatagggggaaaccgtcgaatttggtcttgtcttttttttactatcacagtgtaattaTTTAAGTTAATACCAATTTGTCATTAATtgtcttatttttttcatatttttggtatatAGAGAATAActaataaaagttaataatattgacgagtaaataacaatattttagttGTAAATTAACCTATTCGATTCCATTGTTctcgcttgggtacagaaaaTATTCCTTCTTTGAAACGCTGTTAGGAACAGACGCGGCCGTGATCTCGCAAGCACGAGCCAGTCTACAATATAGCGAGATACCATGAGTGAATATATAATTCCCGGTGTACATATAAGAGGTCCCGTTATCCGCTATTCACTTATCTTAGCTCtcacttttataaattttggttACTTCTTTGGTCAGTTAGCATTTAACTCTCGGACTGCTAAGGCTGTAGGTATTATTGAGGTACTGtggtaataaaacatttaaaactcATCTAGTGTTGAGGATAAATAACACATATAAGACAAAAGATcttttcagcaattttgaattttagtgTACTCGTATGGGTACAATGGGAATATTCATATAGATTATGTgcgtatatttttttgtagattttaaaATGGATATGCAAAATTTTTACGGCAAAAAGTTCAGGAACCTTTCAGTGGCCACCGACTATGTTTGATCAAGCGATCGTGCTCATTTCGATTGATACAAATTATCCGTTGCATACGTTAAACGATAGTCAAGAAGGGAAGGACGTAAGAGCAATGTCCATCAGCCAAAGTTAATCGCGGAATACAACTCGGTATGGGTGGAGTTGACCTCCATGACTAAGCTATGCATGCTTACCGTATAAAGTTTTGGGGAAAGAAATGGTGGTGGTCTACTTCCACATCAAAACCATCCCTAATCACCTCAGGTGCAGAGAGGGTCACCGAATAATTCGGTGGATTTATGAGctatgaaattatctactaaTGGTCATCAAAGAATATAATTACATGATTTTAATAAACGCcttataaatgaatttaagaaaatatgtatgtttttatatatagttGGGATTTAATGGGTTCAACAATACGGATTAACTTCATTCACAACTTAATTGCTTCatctaattttgtttttctgattcgatatattttcttaatctGAAGCGatcatttgaaaacaacaaacaatttgcaGGTTTCGCTGTATACGCGAATTATGTATCGGAGTTTCGgaattaaatgttataaatttaaggttaaattcaaacatttttatacgatttttttcaGTGTGTCAACTAGGAAATTTCACTTCTGCTGTCGACTATGAagcaaacatttaaatttattgaataatttgaCGATTCTATGTACAACAATCAATTGGCAAAgcaaacaataatttttcaacTGCTGCGGCATAACTTTTCTTAACATTTTCATTAAGTTCGATATGCTTTTTACTGCTACCCTTatgctgttattgttttattggaATTTCTGCACTTATCTTCATTGCATTAGACTACCTGATTATCGctgtgttatttttattattggcaaaacaatatgtacatatgtatgtagttatgtatatatttatttcttaattatactctcgcaacaaaagttgctacgagagtattaaagttttgttcacataacggttgtttgtaagtcctaaaactaaacgagttagatataagtaaagagctataactaagctataGCCCAGAataggaacagaactttgcaaaaatactgtatttaaagagtggcatcgtcgaaatcggtccataagttttcaagaccctatatatcgaatatgaggacctcagtacttgtaacaaattttttaccgaaactaTAGTTCAGTCTCTCAGATAGGTTGCAGAAATTttaagggaatatgtttcttctaataatatgt
This genomic interval carries:
- the LOC105213083 gene encoding uncharacterized protein LOC105213083 — protein: MTMPHQLWLVYLSLVGVLGNYLSDFVTLRRQSNWSTAEFPATSNRKMLSSEAKQRSRFTDVAEHYQLRFKPLRQMPRLLWKKLPQVTTSMKPNATDGENVEMTSVKASNAKFLNNPFSYNHVQQERPYATSTVKPPIRPVPAPIASSSAISLATEQTAQASDALNTIMRPPQIGVTRPQLLFHGAPFKLNLLQQQRPIKKTKSKGFLSLFEVIKFENTKCSVAMEEIDIRVRALEGVCYHEFECKSLGGVPTEPCAEGVGVCCVFLNGCGDTTKQSVVYFESPNFPNPVHEMLICVLIINLRDNVQQLRLDFIMFEINRPTDGDCVEDQFIVSGQNINFVVPILCGINTGQHIYVDVANSFERKMYLSFITKMTNGDRAFNIKIMQLESDLAPEGCLQFYTENEGEVKSFNYDADGAFVNKAGATYFNNLNYVICLQRSKDMCSVSYNTQLNGGEQLDFQITNKDEDEVDLVPDGQAGAGIFNCPDDYIAINQVRLCGERFNDGTVSDDFTQNAPVKDVAAGPIILPVRSDVEYVGRGFHLIYKQELCI